In one Arenibacter antarcticus genomic region, the following are encoded:
- a CDS encoding RagB/SusD family nutrient uptake outer membrane protein codes for MMKKIIFTYMLFVILLGTSSSCSDYLEVEPKNKVSANAVLSDPDGIRGYLANLYYQLPIEDFVYFPRAGYNARGNTGSLSLSQYSLEAIHSEWPNWNEFNNQWWDKGYKLNRNINLLEESILTVDFSEAERTQIEGEIAFLRAYTYYGLVKQYGGVSIITENQEYTTDWESLRVPRSTEKVTWDFVLSQLDIAIDKLPESRHNEDETKRRGTKWAAAGLKTRVALHAASIAKFWNQAPLSGEAVSKGLVGMKASEAEHYYKETIEAAEMILNSGSFNLYMPEPASPLEAAINYQNLFMNPNVASTEMLFMRGYGHAGGPLAHDYDGWNNPNQTGEGFPHVGRTNPVLGLIDLYENYNTPGESSPIITTTDGQLHDGEFNDAIPYKRFSSPEDIFEGKDARLFASIIFPGSIWKGTEIVIQGGIVKPDGSVIGSKDSYEHNGVTYYTYGAETPNRYSGFDGTPNMTRTGFLMKKFLDEGSRINTWLQSTTDFADIRYAEVLLNYAEAVAESGYGSILLATKALNDIRKRAGHTTIIPLTLENVLRERSVELAFENKDYWDLIRRRNYHTIFNNFIKTALVPMIDLRGPEPAFIFVRKNVPGAQPNTFSERDFYRSIPRINNNGLIQNPQH; via the coding sequence ATGATGAAAAAAATAATTTTTACATATATGCTTTTTGTAATTCTGTTAGGAACTTCCAGTTCTTGTAGTGATTACCTAGAGGTGGAGCCTAAGAACAAAGTGTCTGCAAATGCGGTGCTTTCAGATCCCGATGGGATTAGGGGCTATTTGGCCAATCTTTATTACCAACTTCCTATTGAGGATTTTGTTTACTTCCCACGTGCTGGATATAATGCTAGGGGAAATACCGGTTCACTATCACTTTCACAGTATAGTTTGGAAGCTATTCACTCTGAGTGGCCTAATTGGAATGAATTCAACAATCAATGGTGGGATAAGGGTTATAAATTAAACCGGAATATTAATTTGCTGGAAGAATCTATTCTTACTGTGGATTTTTCAGAAGCAGAAAGAACTCAAATTGAAGGTGAAATTGCTTTTCTAAGGGCATACACATATTATGGGTTGGTAAAACAATACGGGGGAGTTTCCATTATTACGGAAAATCAAGAGTATACCACAGATTGGGAGAGTTTACGTGTCCCAAGAAGTACCGAGAAGGTGACCTGGGATTTTGTATTAAGTCAGCTTGACATTGCAATTGATAAATTGCCAGAAAGTCGGCATAATGAAGATGAGACAAAAAGGAGAGGAACCAAATGGGCTGCGGCAGGATTAAAAACCAGAGTTGCCCTTCATGCTGCTTCCATAGCGAAATTTTGGAATCAGGCCCCATTGTCCGGAGAGGCAGTTTCTAAAGGTCTAGTGGGAATGAAGGCCTCCGAGGCGGAACATTATTATAAGGAAACCATCGAAGCAGCAGAAATGATTTTAAACTCAGGTAGTTTCAATTTGTATATGCCAGAACCGGCAAGTCCATTGGAAGCTGCAATTAATTACCAGAATTTATTTATGAATCCAAATGTCGCTTCTACTGAGATGCTTTTTATGAGGGGATATGGACATGCTGGCGGACCCTTGGCACACGATTACGATGGATGGAATAATCCAAATCAAACCGGAGAAGGATTCCCTCATGTCGGACGTACCAATCCAGTGCTGGGACTTATAGACCTGTATGAGAACTATAACACTCCAGGTGAATCTTCCCCTATCATTACTACAACCGATGGACAGTTACATGACGGGGAATTTAATGATGCTATACCGTATAAAAGATTCTCCTCTCCTGAAGATATTTTTGAAGGGAAGGATGCGCGTTTATTTGCTTCCATTATTTTCCCAGGATCTATTTGGAAGGGGACTGAAATAGTAATTCAGGGAGGGATCGTAAAGCCAGACGGAAGCGTCATTGGCAGTAAAGACTCTTATGAGCATAATGGGGTTACTTATTATACCTATGGAGCGGAAACTCCTAACAGGTATTCTGGATTTGATGGAACACCTAATATGACTAGAACAGGTTTCTTAATGAAGAAATTTCTCGATGAAGGTTCCCGTATCAACACTTGGTTGCAATCTACCACAGATTTTGCAGATATCCGTTATGCAGAGGTATTGTTAAATTACGCAGAAGCTGTGGCCGAAAGTGGGTATGGGAGCATATTGCTTGCCACTAAAGCACTAAATGATATTCGGAAAAGAGCAGGGCATACAACCATCATCCCTTTAACCTTGGAAAATGTGTTAAGAGAGCGAAGTGTAGAACTGGCTTTTGAAAATAAGGATTATTGGGATTTGATTAGAAGACGTAACTACCACACGATTTTTAATAATTTCATAAAAACAGCCTTAGTGCCGATGATCGACTTACGTGGACCTGAACCAGCGTTTATCTTTGTCAGAAAAAATGTTCCTGGGGCACAGCCCAACACTTTTTCCGAAAGAGATTTTTACCGATCTATTCCAAGAATAAACAATAATGGTCTTATCCAAAATCCGCAACATTAA
- a CDS encoding TonB-dependent receptor, which yields MEFKINVRTLLRARLPLAIMKVFIFFLCAVSFGFSPVTSFSQEKITIDSDKVVSVDEVFRIVKRQTDYRFLYPENLFENAALVKLKKGKISLKDLLNQSLLNGNYKYSLTGKHTIVIEKNKIVPIAKAVNNQEIEIYGIVTDETGHPLPGANILEKGTLNGTQADFGGNFTLKVKNDNTFLVVSYIGFATKEIPVKGKSNISIVLVESAAGLDEIVVVGYGTQKKSNLTSAISTISAEKIITTTSSSLAQSLQGKVPGLQIRQQNGEPGSFSSYINIRGFGEPLYVIDGVVRDGGSEFQQLNPNDIENITVLKDASAAIYGLNAANGVILVTTKSGRIGKPTFSYTMTTGFQRPTDVPKMSSASQYLEMYNDAVFYRDGRHYIAQEELQNWRNGGPGYKSTNWFDETFKDQAMQQQHNFSVRGGNEMVDYFISIGTFAEDGLFKSNDLNYNRYNFRSNLGIKLSNNLKAEVMLSGRYSDREFPGGDGFLWMYKGTIISLPNEQPYIDGNPDYPANIRNQQNPVLMSQKKYAGYTTNENKDFNSTIGLIWDIPFLEGLQAKANLSYDSRNMFNKNVWKNYTVYSQDLSPQIINPPRIANAIDDVNRIVFQGQLTYENTFNNVHNISVTTVFEQKHYERRYAYLKREYDFFTTDVIDFAGGQQTNWGNEIEEANMSYIGRLNYNYAGKYLAGLAFRYDGSYRYAPGKRWGFFPSVSAGWRISEENFIKGNVDFINNLKIRGSYGKIGENVGAPFQHVMGFNPAPNMGAEFYNGTVTGGLTAPGVINPNFTWVQSAITDIGIEASLFNNKLSFEADYYEREKTGKLKIREGGLPNTFGGDMPIENLESELTRGFDFILSHQNKINDFKYDASFNLNLARTMHTVVDKPEATSSWDSWRYGYPNRWRDFVWGYNKTGQFQNTEEINQGIIHGGNNGNSAILPGDFTYEDVNGDGLVNNKDMMPIFQNGTPKLFYGFSLSASYKNFDINTVFQGAGLYTIRFNEVYSQMFFNDGNVPAYFHDRWHLADPYDSNSEWVSGKWPANRFSEYMHSSYRDSDAWRMKADYLRMKSIEIGFTIPSEITGKYFIDNLRIYANAHNLLTFTDSFLRQFDPEKFEGDYQAGYNYPLMQSFNLGLTVSF from the coding sequence ATGGAATTTAAAATTAATGTTCGTACTCTTTTACGAGCACGGCTACCTCTGGCTATTATGAAGGTATTTATCTTTTTTTTATGTGCAGTTTCTTTTGGTTTTAGCCCTGTAACTAGTTTTTCACAAGAAAAAATAACGATTGATTCGGATAAAGTGGTTTCAGTTGATGAAGTCTTTAGGATTGTAAAGCGTCAAACTGATTATCGTTTTCTCTATCCTGAGAACTTATTTGAAAATGCCGCTTTAGTAAAATTGAAAAAAGGAAAAATAAGTTTAAAGGATTTATTGAATCAAAGCCTTTTGAATGGAAACTATAAGTACAGTCTGACAGGTAAGCACACAATTGTTATAGAGAAAAATAAGATAGTACCAATAGCTAAAGCGGTAAATAATCAAGAAATTGAAATCTATGGAATTGTAACGGACGAAACGGGGCATCCTTTACCGGGAGCGAATATTCTCGAGAAAGGAACTCTTAATGGCACGCAAGCCGATTTTGGGGGAAACTTCACTTTAAAGGTGAAAAATGATAATACATTTCTTGTAGTGTCTTATATTGGATTTGCTACCAAAGAGATCCCTGTTAAGGGTAAAAGCAATATAAGCATTGTATTGGTAGAGAGTGCCGCAGGTCTGGATGAAATTGTTGTTGTTGGTTACGGAACTCAAAAGAAAAGTAATTTGACTTCGGCAATATCCACTATAAGTGCCGAGAAGATAATTACTACCACTAGTTCAAGTTTAGCACAGAGTCTGCAAGGTAAAGTGCCTGGGCTTCAAATTCGGCAGCAAAATGGAGAGCCAGGAAGTTTTTCTTCCTATATAAACATTCGCGGTTTTGGAGAGCCCTTGTATGTCATTGACGGCGTTGTTAGAGATGGAGGCTCAGAATTTCAGCAACTGAACCCTAACGATATAGAAAACATTACAGTTCTTAAGGATGCTTCAGCTGCGATCTATGGTTTGAATGCAGCGAATGGAGTGATTCTTGTTACTACTAAATCAGGAAGAATTGGAAAGCCCACCTTCAGCTATACTATGACTACAGGATTCCAGAGACCTACAGACGTTCCAAAAATGTCCAGTGCCTCGCAATACCTGGAAATGTACAATGACGCGGTCTTCTATCGCGATGGGAGGCATTATATAGCGCAGGAAGAATTACAGAACTGGCGCAATGGCGGGCCTGGTTATAAAAGCACCAATTGGTTTGACGAAACTTTTAAAGATCAAGCCATGCAGCAGCAGCATAATTTCTCCGTTCGTGGCGGTAATGAAATGGTGGATTATTTTATAAGTATTGGAACCTTTGCCGAGGATGGCCTTTTCAAAAGCAATGATCTTAATTACAATCGGTACAACTTCCGTAGCAATTTAGGGATCAAGTTATCCAATAACCTAAAAGCTGAGGTGATGCTGTCTGGGAGATACAGTGACAGAGAGTTTCCTGGAGGAGATGGTTTTTTATGGATGTATAAGGGAACTATTATAAGTCTGCCAAATGAACAGCCGTACATAGACGGGAATCCAGATTATCCGGCAAATATTCGTAATCAGCAGAATCCAGTATTGATGTCCCAAAAGAAATATGCCGGTTACACTACAAACGAGAACAAAGACTTTAATTCTACGATAGGACTTATCTGGGATATTCCATTTTTGGAAGGCCTACAAGCCAAAGCCAATTTGTCATATGACAGTAGGAATATGTTTAATAAGAACGTATGGAAAAATTATACGGTATACTCTCAGGATCTTTCCCCCCAAATTATCAATCCGCCAAGAATTGCCAACGCCATTGATGATGTAAATAGGATTGTGTTTCAAGGACAGCTGACCTATGAGAACACTTTTAATAATGTACACAATATAAGTGTAACCACAGTTTTCGAACAAAAACACTATGAGCGGAGATACGCCTACCTTAAAAGGGAATACGATTTTTTCACAACAGATGTTATAGATTTTGCAGGAGGTCAGCAAACGAATTGGGGAAATGAAATAGAGGAGGCTAATATGTCCTATATCGGACGGCTAAATTACAATTACGCTGGGAAGTACCTTGCCGGTCTTGCATTTAGATATGATGGTTCTTACCGGTATGCTCCGGGCAAACGATGGGGTTTTTTCCCTTCAGTATCAGCGGGTTGGAGGATTTCCGAAGAGAACTTTATAAAGGGGAATGTGGATTTTATCAACAATCTTAAAATTAGGGGATCTTACGGAAAGATCGGGGAAAATGTGGGAGCACCCTTTCAGCACGTAATGGGATTTAATCCCGCTCCCAATATGGGTGCAGAATTCTACAATGGAACTGTCACAGGAGGTTTAACCGCACCAGGAGTCATAAATCCCAATTTCACGTGGGTGCAATCCGCAATTACGGATATTGGAATTGAAGCAAGTTTGTTTAATAACAAACTAAGCTTTGAGGCAGACTACTATGAGAGGGAAAAAACAGGAAAACTTAAAATTAGGGAAGGTGGACTCCCCAACACTTTTGGAGGAGATATGCCTATAGAGAATTTGGAAAGTGAACTTACCAGGGGTTTCGATTTTATCCTATCGCATCAAAACAAAATAAACGACTTTAAATACGATGCAAGTTTTAACCTCAATCTTGCTCGTACGATGCATACCGTTGTAGATAAACCAGAGGCGACCAGTAGCTGGGACAGTTGGAGGTATGGCTACCCCAATAGATGGAGAGATTTTGTTTGGGGATATAATAAAACTGGACAATTCCAAAATACCGAAGAAATCAACCAAGGTATTATACACGGTGGAAACAATGGAAATTCAGCAATATTGCCAGGAGACTTTACCTATGAAGATGTTAATGGGGATGGATTGGTGAACAATAAGGATATGATGCCAATATTCCAAAATGGAACACCAAAATTGTTCTATGGATTTAGTCTTTCTGCTTCTTATAAAAATTTTGATATAAATACGGTCTTTCAGGGAGCAGGTCTATATACAATTAGGTTCAATGAAGTTTATAGTCAGATGTTCTTTAACGATGGAAACGTACCTGCTTATTTCCATGACAGATGGCATTTAGCCGATCCATACGATTCAAATTCTGAATGGGTGTCAGGAAAGTGGCCTGCCAACCGATTCTCGGAATATATGCACTCGTCTTATAGAGATAGTGATGCTTGGAGAATGAAGGCAGATTACCTTCGAATGAAGAGCATTGAAATCGGATTTACAATTCCTTCGGAAATTACAGGGAAATATTTTATTGATAATCTTCGGATTTATGCAAATGCACACAATCTATTAACTTTTACCGATTCCTTTTTAAGGCAGTTTGACCCAGAAAAATTTGAAGGCGATTATCAAGCTGGATATAACTATCCGCTAATGCAAAGTTTTAACCTAGGATTGACTGTTTCCTTTTAA
- a CDS encoding FecR family protein: MSSENIKNSIVKYLTKQASNSELEELEEWSRDDSNKREFSEYVKVNYLISLNAKKFDTTQSNKSLLEFIHKEKKVKRLRLLYTGVKWAAVILLILGVGYVLTETVSKNTLENNLIIVDREIHPGTDKATLTLEDGTSVVLVKGDSINTNNATSNGAQLVYTSTNNTTSKEVMNYLTVPRGGEFFIQLSDGTQVWLNSESQLKYPVNFVLGEEREVELVYGEAYFSVSPSSENKGSKFIVLNKSQEIEVIGTEFNVKAYKDETNVFTTLVEGSVSINVDNQQLKLLPNQQLNLDLKDSSLTVNTVDIFNVVSWKEGVFSFEKKSLIDIMQVLSRWYDIKVVFTNDAIKHKRFNGVLSKDQDIAEILSIIKNYKIIKDYEVNGNTIVLK; the protein is encoded by the coding sequence ATGAGTTCAGAAAATATTAAAAATAGTATAGTAAAGTACCTTACTAAGCAAGCTTCTAATTCAGAATTAGAGGAATTGGAGGAGTGGTCAAGAGATGACTCCAATAAAAGGGAGTTTTCTGAATACGTGAAAGTAAATTACTTAATTAGCTTAAATGCTAAAAAGTTTGATACCACCCAATCTAACAAGAGTTTACTTGAATTTATTCATAAAGAAAAAAAGGTAAAGAGATTAAGGTTATTGTATACTGGTGTAAAATGGGCAGCGGTAATTTTATTGATTTTAGGAGTGGGTTATGTGTTGACTGAAACTGTTTCTAAAAACACTTTGGAAAATAATCTAATTATTGTTGATAGGGAAATACACCCAGGTACAGATAAAGCAACCCTGACCCTAGAGGATGGCACTAGTGTGGTTTTGGTGAAAGGAGATTCTATAAATACAAATAACGCAACAAGTAATGGTGCTCAACTGGTTTATACCTCCACTAATAATACGACTTCGAAAGAAGTAATGAATTATTTGACAGTGCCTAGAGGTGGGGAATTTTTCATTCAGTTATCGGATGGCACCCAAGTATGGCTTAATTCTGAATCTCAGTTGAAATATCCTGTAAATTTTGTTTTAGGAGAAGAGCGAGAGGTTGAACTAGTGTATGGAGAGGCTTATTTTTCGGTATCTCCTAGTTCAGAAAATAAGGGTTCTAAGTTCATAGTACTGAATAAATCACAAGAAATAGAAGTTATAGGAACGGAGTTTAATGTAAAGGCCTATAAGGACGAAACAAATGTATTTACAACTTTAGTTGAGGGAAGCGTCAGTATAAATGTGGACAACCAACAACTAAAGTTGCTGCCCAATCAGCAATTGAATCTTGATTTAAAAGACAGCTCTTTGACGGTAAATACGGTTGACATATTTAATGTTGTATCATGGAAAGAGGGTGTTTTTAGCTTTGAAAAAAAATCCTTAATAGATATTATGCAAGTCTTATCGCGATGGTACGATATTAAAGTTGTTTTTACCAATGATGCAATAAAACACAAGAGGTTTAATGGGGTTCTGAGTAAGGATCAGGATATAGCCGAGATACTTTCAATTATTAAAAATTATAAAATCATCAAGGATTATGAAGTAAATGGTAATACAATAGTATTGAAATAA
- a CDS encoding RNA polymerase sigma factor, producing the protein MKAKNLNDFTLLNALKKGDVKAYTVLVNNYHHKLCVYAFSLTNDSDLSEDIVQNVFMNIWRKRNALKGDLVLKSYLYKSVYNEVIDQYRKQKNMLPLEKKHLEALTSVMEDYDDYSLEKLSHMVKKEIEKLPPKCRHTFLLSKQDGLTNIEIAEYLNVSVKSVEAHITKAFFILRKSLDEKVHGILFILFRQKSFDQIS; encoded by the coding sequence ATGAAAGCTAAAAACCTCAATGATTTCACCTTACTAAATGCCTTAAAAAAAGGCGATGTAAAAGCCTATACTGTTTTAGTAAATAATTATCATCATAAGCTCTGTGTTTATGCTTTTAGCTTAACCAATGATTCCGATTTATCCGAGGACATTGTTCAAAATGTATTTATGAATATTTGGAGAAAAAGGAATGCTCTTAAGGGAGATTTGGTATTAAAAAGTTACCTATATAAATCAGTCTATAATGAGGTTATTGATCAATATAGAAAACAAAAAAATATGCTTCCTCTAGAAAAAAAGCATCTAGAGGCTCTAACTTCTGTAATGGAAGATTATGATGATTACTCTCTTGAAAAATTGAGTCACATGGTCAAAAAAGAAATTGAAAAACTACCTCCAAAATGTAGGCATACATTTTTATTGAGCAAACAGGATGGCCTTACAAATATAGAAATAGCAGAATATTTGAATGTTTCAGTAAAGTCTGTTGAAGCGCATATTACCAAGGCGTTTTTTATTTTAAGAAAATCGCTTGATGAAAAAGTCCATGGGATACTATTTATTTTATTTCGACAAAAATCATTTGATCAAATTTCTTGA
- a CDS encoding beta-N-acetylhexosaminidase — translation MSKTNLGKTCLLFFVLMISFAQAKATDIIPKPQQYAPNGEVFLLNQKTTIQYDTGLEALADYLGETLSPATGWDFELSSSNRSKKNSIHLAIDPKGDIEEGYRLLVTSKRIEIIGNSEAGVFNGIQTLRQMLPVKIFNSKRQKDVDWTIEGAYVEDYPAYPWRGMMLDVSRYFYEVSYVKQLVDMMAIYKMNVLHLHLIDDAGWRIEIKKYPKLTSVGGFRGEGDKRTGGYYTQEEIKEIVAYAALRNIEVIPEIEIPAHTLPAIAAYPHLSCTEAPQVVQTQHSISRELYCVGKETTFDFLEDVFKEVIALFPSKYIHIGGDEARYDRWEKCPHCQQRKADLGLEKEADLQVYFTNRIQKILKKSGKTIVGWDEIIERGLDDKAVGMVWHNKEKAILGAQAGHDMVMALSSHAYFDVAESNIPGEVKAATWLPPISLEKVYGMDPMVEGLKEEFQSQVLGVHATLWSDQFIHGTILQEIKPINENRSEKYFDYLTFPRMAALAEVAWTERSRKDWSDFEERMRQHYNRYDEAGYGYRVPQPKLLEKNEIDGGVVVTLENVVEGAHIRYTVDGSQPNTYSEIYKEPVTVDKLSDLKAITVVNRHQYSLPLFYLDKNHQYKEFGTQLGEWKPALIKGVEFGELEIDATGKINRNGTYEVTFIYTSGTHKLEIEGISIYKNRQLIAEDKHLGSTGIYSIENTYRFKIDEYETGAEFKIKAMVRGDIGNNSNGVILIKNKD, via the coding sequence ATGTCAAAGACTAACTTAGGAAAAACGTGTTTACTGTTTTTCGTTCTTATGATTTCGTTCGCTCAGGCAAAGGCTACCGATATCATACCAAAACCACAACAATATGCGCCCAATGGGGAGGTTTTTTTGCTAAACCAAAAGACAACAATACAGTATGATACTGGATTGGAAGCCCTAGCAGATTATTTGGGAGAAACGCTTTCCCCTGCTACCGGTTGGGATTTTGAGCTATCTTCATCAAATAGGTCTAAAAAAAACAGCATTCACCTTGCCATTGATCCTAAAGGGGATATTGAAGAAGGCTATCGCCTTTTAGTGACCTCTAAAAGAATTGAAATTATTGGTAATAGTGAAGCGGGGGTATTTAACGGTATACAGACGCTTCGGCAAATGCTTCCCGTCAAAATATTCAATTCGAAAAGACAGAAAGATGTAGATTGGACTATAGAAGGAGCCTACGTAGAGGATTACCCAGCGTATCCTTGGCGTGGAATGATGCTAGATGTAAGCCGATATTTTTATGAGGTGTCTTATGTAAAGCAATTGGTAGATATGATGGCGATATATAAAATGAACGTATTACATCTTCATTTGATCGATGATGCTGGATGGCGGATTGAAATAAAAAAATACCCAAAGTTAACCTCTGTAGGCGGATTTAGGGGTGAAGGAGACAAGAGAACAGGGGGGTATTATACTCAAGAGGAAATAAAGGAAATTGTGGCGTATGCGGCCCTAAGAAATATAGAGGTAATCCCTGAAATAGAAATACCTGCTCATACCTTACCAGCCATTGCCGCGTATCCGCATTTATCGTGTACCGAGGCTCCTCAGGTAGTGCAAACCCAACACTCCATTAGTAGGGAACTGTATTGCGTGGGAAAGGAAACTACTTTCGACTTTTTAGAAGATGTGTTTAAAGAGGTTATTGCGTTGTTTCCATCGAAATATATCCACATTGGAGGAGATGAAGCTCGCTACGATCGATGGGAGAAATGTCCACATTGTCAACAGCGGAAAGCAGATCTTGGGTTGGAGAAGGAAGCAGATTTACAAGTGTATTTTACGAATCGGATTCAGAAAATTCTAAAGAAAAGTGGAAAAACCATTGTGGGCTGGGATGAAATCATAGAAAGAGGGCTAGATGATAAGGCCGTTGGAATGGTGTGGCACAACAAGGAAAAGGCCATTTTGGGTGCTCAAGCGGGACATGATATGGTGATGGCACTGTCTAGCCATGCCTATTTTGATGTAGCGGAAAGTAATATTCCTGGAGAGGTTAAAGCTGCAACTTGGTTACCTCCTATTAGTTTAGAGAAGGTATACGGAATGGATCCTATGGTTGAGGGGTTGAAAGAGGAATTCCAATCACAGGTTTTGGGAGTTCACGCTACTCTATGGTCAGATCAATTTATCCATGGTACCATTTTACAGGAAATAAAGCCCATAAATGAAAACCGATCAGAGAAGTATTTTGATTACCTGACCTTTCCGAGAATGGCGGCCTTGGCCGAAGTTGCTTGGACCGAAAGAAGCCGTAAAGATTGGTCAGATTTTGAAGAAAGAATGCGTCAGCATTACAACAGGTACGATGAAGCCGGCTATGGTTATAGAGTGCCACAACCCAAATTGTTGGAAAAAAATGAAATTGATGGGGGTGTAGTGGTTACTTTAGAAAATGTGGTAGAAGGAGCCCATATACGCTATACCGTAGACGGTAGCCAGCCTAATACTTATTCGGAAATTTATAAAGAACCAGTTACAGTGGACAAATTGTCCGATTTAAAGGCCATTACAGTGGTGAACCGTCATCAGTATTCCTTACCGCTATTCTATCTAGATAAAAATCATCAATACAAAGAGTTCGGAACACAGTTGGGTGAATGGAAACCGGCACTTATTAAGGGTGTAGAATTTGGAGAACTAGAAATAGACGCCACCGGAAAAATTAACCGTAATGGGACTTATGAAGTAACTTTTATTTATACTTCCGGAACCCATAAACTGGAGATTGAAGGAATATCTATATATAAAAATCGACAGTTAATTGCCGAAGACAAGCATTTAGGATCTACAGGGATTTATTCTATTGAGAATACCTATCGATTTAAGATCGATGAATATGAAACTGGAGCTGAATTTAAAATTAAGGCTATGGTTAGAGGAGATATCGGGAATAATTCTAATGGAGTGATACTGATAAAAAATAAGGATTAG
- a CDS encoding endonuclease/exonuclease/phosphatase family protein has product MRLMKIPFLILLFGSLSSHSCSSDNQDPEPPAENNPVVKVMSYNIHIGNPPSKESDFRDLQAIAYVINLAKPDLVALSEVDNKTRRSGITIHQAKELAKLTDMHYFFTKAIDYQGGEYGDAVLSKLPILDSTRYELPTTASNFEARSVAMITVEKEGHKFHFGSTHLDHTSDDANRVLQAKELNKIIEKLSLPVIIAGDLNALPDSKPIEILHQTLTPTCRTSCPLTFPAIKPNRTLDYIMYRPKQKFNVESLKVLNETYASDHLPVLAELSLMSK; this is encoded by the coding sequence ATGAGACTGATGAAAATTCCATTTCTGATACTTTTATTTGGATCTTTAAGTAGTCACTCTTGTAGTAGTGATAACCAAGACCCTGAACCTCCAGCAGAGAATAATCCTGTTGTAAAGGTAATGTCATATAACATTCATATTGGGAACCCACCCTCTAAAGAGTCCGATTTTCGTGACCTTCAGGCAATAGCATATGTTATTAATCTGGCTAAACCTGATCTAGTTGCATTAAGTGAAGTGGACAATAAAACTAGAAGGTCAGGAATTACTATACATCAGGCAAAAGAGTTGGCTAAGCTGACGGATATGCACTATTTTTTCACGAAAGCCATAGATTATCAAGGAGGGGAGTACGGTGATGCAGTTCTATCAAAATTACCTATATTGGATAGTACAAGATATGAATTACCAACTACGGCAAGTAATTTTGAAGCTAGATCCGTTGCCATGATAACCGTGGAAAAAGAGGGGCATAAATTTCATTTTGGTTCCACCCACTTGGACCATACCTCTGATGATGCGAATAGAGTACTACAGGCAAAGGAACTTAACAAGATTATAGAGAAATTATCTCTTCCGGTTATTATTGCAGGCGATTTGAATGCTCTGCCAGATTCAAAACCAATTGAGATTTTACACCAGACTCTTACGCCTACATGTAGGACAAGTTGTCCTTTAACTTTTCCTGCCATAAAACCCAATAGAACTTTGGATTATATTATGTATAGGCCAAAACAGAAGTTTAATGTAGAATCTTTGAAAGTGTTGAATGAAACCTATGCTTCCGATCATTTGCCAGTCCTAGCAGAGCTGAGTTTAATGAGTAAATAA